From Hydra vulgaris chromosome 15, alternate assembly HydraT2T_AEP, one genomic window encodes:
- the LOC100210236 gene encoding nitrilase and fragile histidine triad fusion protein NitFhit, with amino-acid sequence MLCKASVQSVLFKIMFGNISTCLSKQRVAICQMNSTGDKERNTRICTELINKAYDEEAKIVFLPECFDYIAENKTDSVKMAESLEGNTIKHYKNLAKEKSLWLSMGGFHEKCCTSDSFIYNSHIIINANGELVSVYRKVHLFDVDIPGTVLKESSYVTSGKIIEKPVDTPVGKIGLLCCYDLRFPEISIVNRQLGAQILTFPSAFTFTTGLAHWHILLRARAIENQCYVIAAAQTGKHNEKRTSYGHALVVDPWGKIVAECEKENDICIASIDLSLVDSIRESMPVFEHRRYDLYNNPLKDLK; translated from the coding sequence ATGCTTTGTAAAGCATCTGTTCAATCAgtcctttttaaaataatgtttggaAATATCTCAACATGTCTATCCAAACAGCGAGTTGCAATTTGTCAAATGAATTCCACAGGCGACAAAGAAAGAAACACTCGAATTTGCACTGAACTAATAAACAAGGCTTACGACGAGGAAgccaaaattgtttttcttcCCGAATGTTTTGATTATATCGCAGAAAACAAAACCGACTCTGTTAAAATGGCTGAAAGTTTAGAAGGCAATAcaataaaacattacaaaaacctGGCAAAAGAGAAATCTTTATGGTTGTCTATGGGAGGGTTCCATGAAAAGTGTTGTACTTCTGacagttttatttacaattcgCACATCATTATAAATGCGAACGGTGAATTAGTAAGCGTATACAGAAAAGTCCATCTATTTGATGTTGACATACCTGGAACTGTATTAAAAGAAAGCTCATACGTGACCTCAggtaaaataattgaaaaaccaGTTGATACTCCTGTTGGTAAAATAGGACTGCTTTGTTGTTATGATTTACGTTTTCCAGAAATTTCCATAGTCAATCGACAACTTGGAGCTCAAATCCTCACTTTTCCTTCCGCATTCACCTTTACAACTGGGCTAGCCCATTGGCACATTTTACTAAGAGCGCGTGCGATTGAAAATCAATGCTATGTAATAGCTGCAGCACAAACTGGGAAACACAACGAAAAGAGGACAAGTTATGGTCATGCTTTAGTAGTTGATCCTTGGGGAAAAATAGTGGCAGAATGTGAAAAAGAAAACGACATATGTATTGCTAGCATTGATTTAAGTTTAGTTGATTCTATTCGCGAAAGTATGCCAGTATTCGAACATCGAAGGtatgatttatataataacCCTTTAAAGGATCTTAAATAA